A DNA window from Rhizobium sp. NXC14 contains the following coding sequences:
- a CDS encoding ThuA domain-containing protein, whose translation MREALIVWGGWSGHEPQECAEIIKTMLEEDGFKVYLEHGTEALADPSVHDLSLVVPIMTMSKIEKEEVKNLAAAIESGVGIAGYHGGAGDAFRDSVDYQFIIGGQWVAHPGNIIDYTVNITRPDDPLMEGITDFPYTSEQYYMHVDPSNEVLATTRFTGEHAYWIDGVVMPVVWKRKYGKGRVFYSSLGHQAKEFDVPEMKTIFRRGANWAAR comes from the coding sequence ATGCGTGAAGCACTGATCGTCTGGGGTGGCTGGAGCGGACACGAGCCGCAGGAATGCGCCGAAATCATCAAGACGATGCTGGAGGAAGACGGTTTCAAGGTCTACCTCGAACATGGAACCGAGGCGCTTGCCGACCCTTCGGTCCATGATCTCAGCCTCGTCGTGCCGATCATGACGATGTCGAAGATCGAGAAGGAGGAAGTCAAGAACCTCGCCGCCGCAATCGAAAGCGGTGTCGGCATCGCCGGCTATCACGGCGGCGCGGGCGATGCCTTCCGCGATTCCGTCGACTATCAGTTCATCATCGGCGGCCAGTGGGTGGCCCATCCCGGCAACATCATCGACTATACCGTCAACATCACCCGGCCGGACGATCCGCTGATGGAGGGGATTACCGATTTCCCTTACACCTCGGAACAATATTACATGCATGTCGACCCCTCGAACGAGGTTTTGGCCACGACCAGGTTTACGGGCGAACACGCCTACTGGATCGACGGCGTCGTCATGCCCGTCGTCTGGAAACGCAAATACGGCAAGGGCCGTGTGTTCTATTCCTCGCTCGGCCATCAGGCCAAAGAGTTCGACGTGCCGGAGATGAAGACGATCTTCCGGCGGGGTGCGAATTGGGCGGCGCGGTGA
- a CDS encoding ABC transporter ATP-binding protein — protein sequence MPPAEAQALSPKEMRKRPLVVMQSVSKVFSSGTVALSNMSLTVESGEFISLLGPSGCGKSTALRIIAGLGNVTSGAIDWPSSRINSKGLPEGDISFVFQEPTLMPWKTVFDNVHLPLKLKHVSKAAAHDRILETLSTVGLQDFASAYPRELSGGMKMRVSIARALVTRPKLLLMDEPFAALDEITRQRLNDDVLRLWKVTGITVIFVTHSVFESAYLSNRIVVMKARPGRVHADLPLTTSLERDAHYRTSEEYRRACETVSHSLIGAINAVEDHR from the coding sequence ATGCCCCCAGCAGAAGCTCAGGCCCTATCACCGAAAGAGATGCGCAAGCGGCCGCTGGTCGTCATGCAATCGGTTTCGAAAGTCTTCTCCAGCGGAACCGTAGCCCTTTCGAACATGTCGCTGACCGTGGAAAGCGGTGAGTTCATCAGTCTGCTCGGTCCGTCCGGCTGCGGCAAATCCACCGCGCTGCGCATCATTGCCGGCCTCGGCAATGTGACCTCGGGCGCGATCGACTGGCCGAGTTCGCGCATCAACTCCAAGGGTCTCCCTGAGGGCGATATCAGCTTCGTCTTTCAGGAGCCGACGCTGATGCCCTGGAAGACCGTCTTCGATAACGTCCATCTGCCGCTGAAGCTGAAACATGTTTCGAAGGCTGCGGCGCACGATCGGATCCTGGAGACGTTGAGCACCGTCGGGCTTCAGGATTTCGCCAGCGCCTATCCGCGCGAACTCTCCGGCGGCATGAAGATGCGTGTGTCGATCGCTCGGGCGCTCGTGACCAGGCCGAAGCTCCTGTTGATGGATGAGCCCTTCGCAGCACTTGATGAGATCACCCGCCAGAGGCTGAACGACGACGTGCTGCGCCTCTGGAAGGTGACCGGCATCACCGTCATCTTCGTCACCCATTCGGTCTTCGAATCCGCCTATCTCTCGAACCGCATCGTCGTGATGAAGGCAAGGCCCGGGCGCGTTCATGCCGACCTGCCGCTGACGACGAGCCTGGAACGCGATGCCCATTACCGCACTTCGGAAGAATACCGCAGAGCTTGCGAGACGGTCTCGCATTCGCTGATCGGGGCGATCAACGCGGTGGAGGACCATCGATGA
- a CDS encoding DUF2938 domain-containing protein: MFDILWRGLAIGAGATILMDLWAIVLAKFFGQPPANWAPVGRWFWHLGRGKVFHDSIADAAPYANELALGWISHYVVGILYGVIFALIIGEGWFAAPTFLPAWIFGIVTVGAGWFLLQPGLGLGWAASKHPKPMKVRCFNLLAHTVFALGLYGTALILR, encoded by the coding sequence ATGTTCGATATTTTATGGCGCGGTCTGGCGATCGGCGCCGGCGCAACCATCCTCATGGACCTCTGGGCAATTGTGCTTGCCAAGTTCTTCGGTCAGCCGCCCGCCAATTGGGCGCCGGTCGGCCGCTGGTTCTGGCATCTCGGCCGCGGCAAGGTCTTTCATGACAGCATTGCCGATGCTGCGCCTTACGCGAATGAACTCGCTCTCGGCTGGATCAGCCATTACGTCGTCGGCATCCTCTATGGGGTGATCTTTGCGCTCATCATCGGTGAGGGATGGTTCGCCGCACCGACATTTCTTCCCGCCTGGATCTTCGGCATCGTCACCGTCGGGGCAGGGTGGTTCCTGCTGCAGCCGGGCCTCGGCCTAGGCTGGGCTGCTTCGAAACATCCAAAGCCGATGAAGGTGCGGTGTTTCAATCTGCTGGCGCATACGGTTTTTGCATTAGGACTTTATGGTACGGCGTTGATTTTGCGCTGA
- a CDS encoding IS110 family transposase, producing MQGKVSFQEDAMPVVYAGVDVSKEWLDVHLHPLGESRRFSNDKTGIDQLKRLLARHRPKSIVMEATGKFHRPAHHSLWLDGFAVAVVDPLRARMFARACGYLAKTDRLDARFLALLAESLRPPADTPPSPHIEALQELVNARSAAKCDITALQNRSKAATTAFLRGELNRLVRRLEQHVERLDKEIERCVGEDPQLCRKGEILTSIPGIGRVTALALMAGMDELGTCSGKQAAMLAGLAPIANDSGARTGRRSIRAGRPAPRRALYMAALSACRYNPALARFADTLKATGKPAKVILVAIMRKLLVLANCLLSQNRLWTPNPP from the coding sequence ATGCAAGGCAAGGTTTCGTTCCAAGAAGACGCGATGCCGGTAGTTTATGCCGGTGTGGACGTGAGTAAAGAGTGGCTTGATGTTCATCTGCATCCGCTGGGCGAAAGCCGGCGGTTTAGCAATGACAAGACCGGCATCGACCAGCTGAAACGGCTGCTGGCCAGGCATCGGCCCAAAAGCATCGTGATGGAGGCAACCGGTAAGTTCCATCGCCCCGCCCATCACTCGCTTTGGCTCGATGGCTTTGCCGTCGCCGTGGTCGATCCGTTGCGCGCGCGCATGTTTGCCCGCGCCTGCGGCTATCTCGCCAAGACCGATCGGCTAGATGCCCGTTTCCTGGCGCTCTTGGCCGAGAGCCTGCGCCCGCCGGCCGACACGCCGCCAAGTCCTCACATCGAGGCCTTGCAGGAGCTGGTCAATGCACGATCGGCAGCCAAATGCGACATCACCGCCCTGCAGAATCGCAGCAAGGCTGCCACCACTGCCTTTCTGCGCGGCGAACTCAACCGCCTTGTGCGACGGCTGGAACAGCATGTCGAACGTCTCGACAAAGAGATCGAACGATGTGTCGGCGAGGATCCGCAGCTCTGCCGCAAGGGCGAGATCCTCACCTCCATTCCCGGCATCGGCCGCGTCACGGCCCTGGCCTTGATGGCCGGCATGGACGAGTTGGGGACATGTTCGGGCAAACAGGCCGCCATGCTGGCAGGGCTTGCCCCAATCGCGAACGACAGCGGTGCACGAACCGGACGTCGTTCCATCCGCGCCGGCAGGCCCGCACCCCGGCGCGCGCTCTACATGGCCGCCTTGTCGGCATGTCGCTACAATCCCGCGCTTGCTCGTTTCGCAGACACGCTCAAAGCCACAGGAAAACCAGCCAAGGTCATCCTTGTCGCCATCATGCGAAAGCTGCTCGTGCTGGCAAACTGCCTTCTATCTCAGAACCGTCTCTGGACACCAAATCCGCCTTGA
- a CDS encoding ABC transporter permease, which produces MSDEPAAAPLLVKTTANARSRDLALRILIPLLVIAALILIWSAYVRLSGVPPYILPGPAAVANAFVTDWGTLAPALWVTTKITLVSLMLALVGGVGFAIFLVQSRWIELAFYPLAVILQVTPIVAISPLILIYAPSTQVALLICAFLVAFFPILSNMVQGLKSVDHNLINLFELYGASRWQTLLFLKLPAAQPYFMTGLRIGGGLALIAAVVAEFAAGSAGAGSGLAFRLLEAQYRLNIPRLFAALLMLSLLGVAIFAVTSFISWLALHRWHESSLKREN; this is translated from the coding sequence ATGAGTGACGAACCGGCCGCAGCGCCGCTGCTTGTCAAAACCACTGCAAACGCCCGGAGCCGCGATCTGGCGTTGCGCATCTTGATCCCCCTGCTGGTGATCGCGGCGCTGATCCTGATCTGGTCTGCCTATGTCAGACTGTCCGGCGTGCCGCCCTATATCCTGCCGGGCCCGGCCGCGGTCGCAAATGCCTTCGTGACCGATTGGGGCACGCTTGCCCCTGCCCTCTGGGTCACCACCAAGATCACGCTGGTATCGCTGATGCTGGCGCTCGTCGGCGGCGTCGGCTTTGCGATCTTCCTCGTGCAATCGCGCTGGATAGAACTCGCCTTCTATCCGCTCGCGGTCATTCTTCAAGTCACCCCGATCGTGGCGATCTCGCCGCTGATCCTGATCTATGCGCCGTCGACGCAGGTGGCGCTTCTCATCTGCGCCTTTCTCGTTGCCTTTTTCCCGATCCTTTCGAATATGGTGCAGGGGCTGAAAAGCGTCGACCATAATCTCATCAACCTGTTCGAGCTCTACGGCGCCTCACGCTGGCAGACGCTGCTCTTTCTCAAGCTGCCGGCCGCCCAACCCTATTTCATGACCGGTCTCAGGATCGGCGGCGGCCTGGCGTTGATTGCAGCCGTCGTCGCCGAGTTTGCCGCGGGCTCGGCGGGCGCCGGCTCTGGCCTCGCCTTCCGGCTCCTCGAAGCGCAATACCGGCTCAATATTCCGCGCCTCTTTGCGGCGCTGCTGATGCTCTCGCTGCTCGGCGTGGCGATCTTCGCCGTCACCTCCTTCATTTCGTGGCTTGCCCTGCACCGCTGGCACGAGAGCAGCCTGAAACGGGAAAACTGA
- a CDS encoding FAD-binding oxidoreductase, producing the protein MPDYQTIKKELEGIAIEDNPALVRQKSRDFYWYSPILKAQLDNVTADLVVTPKNEEEVIRTLKVAFAHGVPVTPRGGGTGNYGQAMPLSGGIVLNLAAMDKIKEIHPGRVICEPGIIIAQLDKQTKAHSGQELRFHPSTAQMATVGGFIAGGSGGVGSITWGGLRDLGNILRLRVVTMEAEPRVLDLTGWDLQKVSHAYGTNGVITEIEMPLAPAYDWVDVLVGYDDFMAAVRFSDALAKCNGILVKEIAPIAAPIPYDYFTRHKPYIRKGQSVVVLMIAPHAMDAFLAFTSAHKGEVIFRSDKVESMKGIPHAYELAWNHTTLRALKVDPGFTYLQVQYPGPDHVAKVAKMVEIFGDEVPGHLEFIKFDGQIQCSGLPLVRYTTEERLEEIIRIHQDHGCPIFNPHRYTLEEGGMKRTDKVQLAFKHETDPKGLLNPGKMIAWENPDFDFNAGKNYLFPGLAGLMEAS; encoded by the coding sequence ATGCCGGATTATCAGACGATCAAAAAGGAACTCGAAGGCATCGCCATAGAAGACAATCCGGCGCTGGTGCGCCAGAAGAGCCGTGACTTCTACTGGTATTCGCCGATCCTGAAGGCGCAGCTTGACAATGTGACGGCCGATCTCGTCGTCACGCCGAAAAACGAAGAAGAGGTCATCCGGACGCTGAAGGTCGCCTTCGCGCATGGCGTGCCGGTCACGCCGCGCGGCGGCGGCACCGGCAATTACGGCCAGGCGATGCCGCTTTCCGGCGGGATCGTGCTGAACCTTGCCGCCATGGACAAGATCAAGGAAATTCATCCCGGCCGGGTGATCTGCGAGCCGGGCATCATCATCGCCCAGCTCGACAAGCAGACCAAAGCTCATTCCGGCCAGGAACTGCGGTTCCATCCCTCGACGGCGCAGATGGCGACGGTCGGCGGCTTCATCGCCGGCGGCTCCGGCGGCGTCGGCTCGATCACCTGGGGCGGCTTGCGCGATCTCGGCAATATTCTGCGCCTGCGCGTCGTCACCATGGAGGCCGAGCCGCGCGTGCTCGATCTCACCGGCTGGGACCTGCAGAAGGTCAGTCACGCTTATGGCACCAACGGCGTCATCACCGAGATCGAAATGCCGCTGGCGCCTGCCTATGATTGGGTGGACGTTCTCGTCGGCTATGACGACTTCATGGCTGCCGTGCGCTTCTCCGATGCGCTTGCCAAATGCAACGGCATCCTCGTCAAGGAGATCGCCCCGATCGCCGCGCCGATCCCGTACGACTATTTCACCCGCCACAAGCCCTATATCCGCAAGGGGCAGTCGGTGGTGGTGCTGATGATCGCGCCGCATGCGATGGACGCCTTCCTGGCCTTCACCTCGGCCCATAAGGGCGAAGTGATCTTCCGCTCCGACAAGGTCGAGAGCATGAAGGGCATCCCGCATGCCTATGAACTTGCCTGGAACCACACGACGCTGCGGGCGCTGAAGGTCGATCCTGGGTTCACCTATCTGCAGGTTCAGTACCCCGGGCCGGATCACGTGGCCAAGGTTGCCAAGATGGTGGAGATCTTCGGCGACGAGGTTCCCGGCCATCTCGAATTCATCAAATTCGACGGGCAGATCCAGTGCTCCGGCCTTCCGCTGGTGCGCTATACCACGGAAGAGCGCCTTGAAGAAATCATCCGGATCCACCAGGATCACGGCTGCCCGATCTTCAACCCGCACCGCTACACGCTCGAGGAAGGCGGCATGAAGCGCACCGACAAGGTACAGCTTGCCTTCAAGCACGAAACCGATCCGAAAGGGCTTCTGAATCCCGGCAAGATGATCGCCTGGGAGAACCCGGACTTCGATTTCAATGCCGGCAAGAACTATCTCTTCCCCGGCCTTGCGGGCCTTATGGAGGCCTCATGA
- a CDS encoding creatininase family protein translates to MTVPFYWNELVSDDFAGLSADTTIAILPIASTEQHGPHLPVATDVAIATGMLAELRKQKPADLDCLVLPTQEIGKANEHIYGPGTLSLGAELLIPVWTAIGAKVAEAGIRKMVIVNSHGGNVDIMSIVARELRVRYAMAVVSTQWGRFGHPDGMIGEHELKYGIHGGEVETSLMLHFRPDLVRMEKAQNFSSKAEWMRGQSKYLQPLPPHSLAWIAHDLNPNGVVGDASLGTSEKGEAICRHQVSGFIELLYDLKRYQLSNLYSK, encoded by the coding sequence ATGACAGTGCCATTTTACTGGAACGAACTGGTCAGCGACGACTTCGCGGGATTGTCTGCGGACACCACGATCGCCATCCTGCCGATCGCCTCGACCGAGCAGCACGGGCCGCATCTACCTGTTGCTACCGACGTCGCGATCGCAACCGGCATGCTTGCCGAGTTGCGGAAGCAGAAGCCCGCCGATCTCGATTGCCTGGTGCTGCCGACGCAGGAAATCGGCAAGGCCAATGAACATATTTACGGGCCGGGAACCTTGTCGCTTGGCGCCGAACTGCTCATTCCGGTCTGGACCGCGATCGGCGCAAAGGTTGCCGAAGCAGGCATCCGCAAAATGGTGATCGTCAATTCGCATGGCGGCAATGTCGATATCATGAGCATCGTGGCGCGCGAGCTGCGCGTGCGCTACGCCATGGCCGTCGTCTCCACGCAATGGGGCCGCTTCGGCCATCCGGACGGCATGATCGGCGAGCATGAGCTGAAATACGGCATCCATGGCGGCGAGGTGGAAACTTCGCTGATGCTGCATTTCCGGCCTGATCTGGTGCGGATGGAGAAGGCGCAGAATTTCAGCTCCAAGGCGGAATGGATGCGCGGGCAATCGAAATACCTTCAGCCGCTGCCGCCGCATTCGCTCGCCTGGATCGCGCACGATCTCAATCCCAACGGCGTCGTCGGCGACGCCTCGCTCGGGACGTCAGAAAAGGGCGAAGCCATCTGCCGCCATCAGGTCAGCGGCTTCATAGAGCTCCTCTATGACCTGAAGCGTTACCAGCTTTCCAATCTCTACTCGAAGTAA
- a CDS encoding ABC transporter substrate-binding protein: MPNVLKNTVSALIGLGGMFAAAVSAHGADKVSYGTNWLAQAEHGGFYQAVADGTYAKYGLDVTIVQGGPNAANSALLISGKIDFYMGGPQGEISAVEQGIPLVDVAAIFQKDPQVLIAHPDAGIEKFEDLAKLKTLFLGKDGYLTYFEWMKANFKGFRDEQYKPYNFSPAPFLADKDSAQQGYLTSEPYEIQKQAGFEPKVFLLADNGYSPYSTMITTTQAMIDSKPDLVQRFVDASIEGWYHYLYGDNAKANELIKKDNPEMTDGQIAYSIAKMKEYGIIESGDSLDKGIGCLTEAHYKAFFDEMVAIKVFKPETDYTKAFTTKFVCKGTGMAMKK; encoded by the coding sequence ATGCCCAATGTACTGAAGAATACGGTTTCCGCACTCATCGGCCTTGGCGGCATGTTCGCCGCCGCCGTCTCGGCCCATGGCGCCGACAAGGTAAGCTACGGCACCAACTGGCTGGCGCAGGCCGAGCATGGCGGCTTCTACCAGGCCGTGGCCGATGGCACCTATGCCAAATACGGCCTCGACGTCACCATCGTGCAGGGCGGTCCGAACGCCGCCAACAGCGCGCTTCTGATCTCCGGCAAGATCGATTTCTACATGGGTGGGCCGCAGGGCGAGATCTCGGCCGTCGAGCAGGGTATTCCGCTCGTCGATGTCGCGGCAATCTTCCAGAAGGATCCGCAGGTGCTGATTGCACATCCCGATGCCGGCATCGAGAAGTTTGAAGATCTCGCGAAGCTCAAGACTCTGTTCCTCGGCAAGGACGGCTATCTCACCTATTTCGAGTGGATGAAGGCGAACTTCAAAGGCTTCAGGGACGAGCAGTACAAGCCCTACAATTTCAGCCCGGCGCCCTTCCTTGCCGACAAGGATTCGGCGCAGCAGGGCTACCTTACCTCGGAACCCTACGAGATCCAGAAGCAGGCCGGATTCGAACCGAAAGTCTTCCTGCTCGCAGACAACGGCTACTCTCCCTATTCGACGATGATCACCACCACGCAAGCGATGATCGACAGTAAGCCGGATCTCGTCCAGCGCTTCGTCGATGCCTCGATCGAAGGCTGGTACCACTATCTCTATGGCGACAATGCAAAGGCCAATGAGCTGATCAAGAAGGACAATCCCGAAATGACGGATGGTCAGATCGCCTACTCCATCGCCAAGATGAAGGAATACGGCATCATTGAATCCGGCGACAGCCTCGACAAGGGCATCGGCTGCCTGACCGAGGCGCATTACAAGGCCTTCTTCGACGAAATGGTAGCGATCAAGGTGTTCAAGCCGGAGACGGATTACACCAAGGCCTTCACGACGAAATTCGTCTGCAAAGGCACGGGAATGGCGATGAAGAAGTAA
- a CDS encoding cytosine deaminase, translating into MTYSFISPPNAGRFVLSNATLPAAAVTGYDAPAVEGLVRADIVIADGVISALLPPGGAPAEIAKSDLKEGMVWPCFADMHTHLDKGHIWPRNANPDGTFPGALEAVRADREANWSAADVKKRMEFSLRCAYAHGTSLIRTHLDSLAPQHRISFEVFAEMRDVWKDRIALQAVALFPMENMADAAYFADLVTVVREKGGLIGGVTRMSGDLDSQLDMLFRVAADNGLDVDLHVDETDDPAAETLKAIAQAVLRNRFGGKVTAGHCCSLARQDEETAKRTVDLVAEARLAIVSLPMCNTYLQDRYSGRTPRWRGVTLFHELAAAGVATAVASDNTRDPFYAYGDLDPVEVFREAVRILHLDHPLDKAARVVTTSPADILGRPDMGRIAVGTAADLVLFSARRWSEFLSRPQSDRVVLRRGKVIDRSLPDYRELDSVVGA; encoded by the coding sequence ATGACCTATTCCTTCATCTCACCGCCCAATGCCGGCCGCTTCGTGCTGAGCAATGCGACTCTGCCTGCAGCTGCCGTCACCGGTTATGACGCACCTGCCGTCGAGGGGCTCGTGCGGGCCGATATCGTCATCGCCGACGGTGTGATTTCCGCCCTGTTGCCGCCCGGCGGAGCGCCCGCCGAAATTGCGAAATCCGACCTCAAGGAAGGCATGGTCTGGCCCTGCTTCGCCGACATGCATACGCATCTCGACAAGGGCCACATCTGGCCGCGCAACGCCAATCCGGACGGCACGTTCCCGGGGGCATTGGAGGCCGTGCGCGCAGACCGCGAGGCAAACTGGTCGGCCGCCGACGTCAAGAAGCGCATGGAGTTCTCGCTGCGCTGCGCCTACGCACACGGCACCAGCCTCATTCGAACCCATCTCGATTCGCTTGCGCCGCAGCACCGCATTTCATTCGAGGTCTTTGCCGAAATGCGCGATGTCTGGAAGGACAGGATCGCCTTACAGGCGGTGGCGCTGTTTCCGATGGAAAACATGGCGGACGCCGCCTATTTCGCCGATCTCGTCACTGTGGTCCGCGAAAAGGGCGGGCTGATCGGCGGCGTCACCCGGATGAGCGGCGATCTCGACAGCCAGCTCGACATGTTGTTCAGGGTTGCGGCTGATAATGGCCTCGATGTCGACCTTCATGTCGACGAGACCGACGATCCGGCTGCGGAAACCCTGAAGGCGATCGCGCAAGCCGTGCTGCGCAACCGCTTCGGCGGCAAGGTGACGGCCGGCCATTGCTGCTCGCTCGCCCGCCAGGACGAGGAGACGGCAAAACGCACGGTCGATCTCGTCGCAGAGGCCCGTCTCGCCATCGTCTCGCTGCCGATGTGCAACACGTATCTGCAGGACCGCTATTCCGGCCGCACTCCGCGCTGGCGCGGCGTCACACTTTTCCACGAACTGGCGGCAGCCGGCGTCGCAACGGCGGTCGCCTCCGACAATACCCGCGACCCGTTTTATGCCTATGGCGATCTCGACCCGGTGGAAGTGTTCCGCGAGGCGGTCCGCATCCTGCATCTCGACCATCCGCTGGATAAGGCCGCACGGGTTGTCACCACCTCGCCCGCCGATATTCTCGGCCGACCGGATATGGGGCGCATCGCCGTCGGCACTGCAGCTGATCTCGTGCTCTTCAGCGCCAGGCGCTGGAGCGAATTTCTTTCCCGTCCGCAGTCCGACCGCGTCGTCCTTCGACGCGGCAAGGTGATCGACCGCAGCCTGCCGGACTATCGTGAACTCGACAGCGTCGTTGGAGCCTGA
- a CDS encoding LysR family transcriptional regulator has translation MLHSRKLLYINEIARSGSIRKAAARLNVASSAINRQILALEEEMGAPLFERLPRGLRLTAAGELCIEHIREVLKNYERLEGRIRSLKMQQAGKVRLVTTVGLAAGPLPEIIARFQSEHPRVFMQLRNDAGTMTVNPVLSGEVDIGLGFNIPATPGIRTLGNFDIPIGVVLPPGHHLIGPGPINLADIVQERLVLAQQGTSLRDVINLALARLDVHVEPVLETNASEMLKKLVKSGAGLTILNPLDVITECRQGELVFRPIAEPHARHQPMKLFARARAPLDSATSLFVEYLLAELAGLVQELQAKGHIAAYASAAM, from the coding sequence ATGCTGCACTCCAGAAAGCTTCTCTATATCAACGAGATCGCGCGATCGGGCTCGATCCGCAAGGCAGCGGCACGGCTGAATGTGGCGTCTTCGGCGATCAACCGGCAAATTCTCGCACTTGAGGAGGAAATGGGCGCGCCGCTGTTCGAGCGCCTGCCGCGCGGGCTGCGCCTGACCGCCGCCGGCGAGCTCTGCATCGAACATATCCGCGAGGTGCTGAAGAATTACGAGCGGCTGGAGGGGCGCATTCGCAGCCTGAAGATGCAGCAGGCGGGCAAGGTGCGGCTGGTGACGACGGTCGGCCTTGCGGCCGGGCCGCTGCCTGAGATCATCGCGCGGTTCCAGTCGGAACATCCGCGCGTCTTCATGCAATTGCGCAACGACGCCGGCACGATGACGGTCAACCCGGTGCTTTCAGGCGAGGTCGATATCGGTCTCGGCTTCAATATCCCGGCAACGCCCGGCATCCGCACTCTCGGCAATTTCGACATACCGATCGGCGTGGTCCTGCCGCCCGGCCATCATCTGATCGGCCCCGGTCCGATCAACCTTGCCGATATCGTCCAGGAGCGCCTGGTGCTGGCGCAGCAGGGGACCAGCCTGCGCGACGTGATCAATCTGGCCCTGGCGCGCCTCGACGTGCATGTCGAACCGGTGCTCGAAACCAATGCCTCGGAGATGCTGAAGAAACTGGTCAAATCGGGGGCGGGGCTGACGATCCTGAACCCGCTCGACGTCATCACCGAATGCCGGCAGGGCGAACTGGTCTTCCGGCCGATCGCTGAGCCGCATGCGCGCCATCAGCCGATGAAGCTTTTTGCCCGCGCCCGCGCGCCGCTCGATTCCGCCACCAGCCTGTTTGTTGAGTACCTCTTGGCCGAACTGGCCGGCCTGGTGCAGGAGCTGCAGGCCAAGGGTCACATCGCGGCCTATGCTTCCGCGGCGATGTGA
- a CDS encoding transposase codes for MCRNRCRQKPSRHCLHPGKARLRVTYDTAGLKALDAFLREHDVSRIGFEASGGCEWRLLAHLRAGKRPAARLQPAQLRFFAKSRLKRAKNDRLDAVLIALFTASLEQLPALPDARFDKLAAELTYLEQIEQQIALVKTFAETALSEAIKRRHLREVARLETCRKAHLLRLEKTVRDDCDLAQRLDLLISIKGIGLRSALCLIIRLPELGHASRAEIAALAGVAPYDDDSGKYHGRRRIQGGRERLRKSLFMCAFTATRHNPDLAAFYTRLRQSGKEHLCAVIAVARKLIVLANTILFRKTEWTPQHRKN; via the coding sequence TTGTGCCGGAATCGATGTCGGCAAAAGCCATCTCGACATTGCCTCCATCCCGGTAAGGCAAGGCTGAGGGTCACGTACGACACCGCTGGCCTGAAGGCGCTTGACGCCTTTCTTCGAGAGCATGACGTCAGCCGCATCGGCTTCGAAGCCTCCGGCGGCTGTGAATGGCGGCTGCTGGCGCATCTGCGGGCCGGCAAGCGGCCGGCGGCGCGTCTGCAGCCGGCGCAGTTGCGCTTCTTTGCCAAGAGCCGGCTCAAGCGGGCCAAGAACGATCGGCTCGATGCCGTGCTGATTGCGTTGTTCACGGCAAGTCTCGAGCAGTTGCCGGCGCTGCCGGACGCACGCTTCGACAAGTTGGCCGCCGAACTGACCTATCTGGAACAGATCGAGCAGCAGATCGCGCTGGTCAAGACCTTTGCCGAGACCGCCTTGTCGGAGGCGATCAAACGCCGCCACCTGCGCGAGGTCGCCCGCCTCGAAACCTGCCGCAAGGCCCATCTGCTGCGGCTCGAAAAGACGGTTCGCGACGATTGCGACCTGGCGCAACGGCTCGATCTGCTGATCTCCATCAAGGGGATCGGGCTGCGCAGCGCCCTGTGCCTGATCATTCGGCTGCCCGAACTCGGCCATGCCAGCCGCGCCGAGATCGCCGCCCTTGCCGGCGTCGCACCCTATGACGACGATAGCGGAAAATATCACGGCAGACGCCGCATCCAGGGTGGTCGCGAACGCCTGCGAAAGAGCCTGTTCATGTGCGCATTCACGGCAACCCGGCACAATCCGGATCTCGCCGCTTTCTACACGCGCTTGCGTCAGAGCGGAAAGGAGCACCTGTGCGCCGTTATAGCCGTCGCCCGAAAACTCATCGTTCTCGCCAACACAATCCTCTTTCGCAAGACCGAATGGACGCCACAACACCGCAAGAATTAA